Genomic window (Brassica napus cultivar Da-Ae chromosome A2 unlocalized genomic scaffold, Da-Ae chrA02_Random_17, whole genome shotgun sequence):
GTTTAGTTTCCGGGGATTTCTACGTTTTCCGCCGGCTTCAGGATTTCACCGATGTATCTTTTTTATGGTAGTAATGAAAATTTCAGTGGAAAAAAAAAGTCGAGGATACATAACAGATACAAATTTTCGGTGTATTTGTATACGTTCTACTTTCTGTTTTTAATAGCAACGAAAAAGTTGGAGCATCTCTTACATATGtgtatatttgtttttggtaaaaacatATGTGTATATTTATCATATGAATCCTAACAATCCACAATTCTACATATAACAGTACAAACTACCAAGAGAAAAACTGTAATCAACGATGatacatattctagagaaaatttttgtttctaaaagatttattttttacattttcaatgtatgttttattaactaattgcaaattttaaaaatcttaattgcattaattgattttttattggtttaaaattatggaaagaaataaacacaaaaaaaattatgtaaatttaatatgttttattaaaatgtgtgaaaaaactAGAATATAAATCTTTTAGAAACAGAGGGAATTATGCTAGCAATGCAGAAGAAATGGTAAAAATGTTCTCCATTGGGAACAGAAGAGGCAGAAAAAACAATGTAGTATATAATTTAGAAGAAAACGAGACGAAAAACTCGAAAACAATGTTTGATTGTACCATACAACATACTATTGCATTTTGgttcttttattatataaatatattatccacCGGAAGAATTGTTTATGCAACCGTTGACCGCCGCTCTCTACGCCGTCTTTCCTTtctgaagcaaaagaaaatcaatttCTCACATTAATCATCTTTTCCTcaaattacaatatatataagtgttactaatataagtttttaagaaaatgacAGAATAATGAATTGACCTTTTTATCTTCTTCGATCTTGGCCTTAATGATAGAGTACATTGCAACACCAGCAATGGCTATTCCAGTTCCGATACCTGTCTGCGTCGATATTTTGTTTCCTGCAAACATTAATCATTTTCAAACTACGTTagctatttcattttttttttacctcagaaataaaaagaagagatgAAGAGAGTTGTAATCTCTTACCGAAGATAACGATGGAGAAGCCGATCACGAACACACGTTTCAGAACGTTTCCAACAGCGTGAGTCAATGGTGCAACCCTCTCCAACGTATTAGTAGCCAACTGCAACCATACGTGATTTTCTTAAGTTTAAGCTTAAGGATGAAACTTTGCATATTAAATTTACATTACCTGATTGTAGAGATGGTAAAACATTCCAACCCAGAAGAGATCAGAGATGAATTTTGTCATTCCCACTTTAGCTATCGCGTCGCTGAAACCATGTTTCAACAGCTGAGGCCCTTCAACCTAACCATAAGATAAACCAATAATCCTAATAAATAAGTTGCTTGGCACATACGTAGCTGATAATAAATAATCTGAGTGGATTCAAAAGACTTTACGATGATGGCAGGAGGAATGCAGACGATGAGAGCAATGATGGAGATGTAAGCGTAGACATTTGTACTGTCCATATCAGTctgcgaaaaaaaaaaaccacaatcCAAATCTCAACATGCAAACTTGAGAAACTTATAATAATGAGCGGGAGAAGAAAATAAGAACCATGGCTTTCTTGGAGAAGATGCTACGgtaagtgaaagagatgtttgATATCATTGCGCTTATGAATCCAAGCCAGTTGAATGATAACTCAGTGAGCGAAGCCATTGCAACTCCTGCGATTTTCCTTTAGGGTTAATCCAATATACTTAGGACAcaagaaaaacataagaaaatgagtttaatcAGAGTGGTTACCGAATACAACAGGAGCTAAGGACAGCCATAGTGTTATGGGGATTGATTGTCCAAGAAGGAACTGTGAAGCAGACGCATTGAAGAATGGCTCCAGCGCTGCGTTTTGGACAGGATACATGTTATGTTATATGTATGGATTAGTATCAAATGCTTTTGACAAGACATTGAGAAACCTTTGATGGTGTGAGTGAAGGAAACAGCGACGGCTGCGAAGGAAATGTTGCTGGTGATATGGCCTATGGCGTGACAGACTGCAACTGGGATCAATACCTTGAGGAGGTTTGAGTTAATTGGCTGCAATAGATATAAATAACCGTTAAGTAAATTATAAGATAGACAATTAACAATTGGgcgtttggtctagtggtatgattctcgctttgggtgcgagaggtcccgagttcgattctcggaaCGCCCCACATTTTTGCCCGCGGTGTTAGTTTTTGTTCGTTATAACGTACAAACTAATGAAAACTGTAACGAGCTATGAAGAGAAGAACTTACGGCACGTTTAGGAAGGCCCACGGACCAGCTCAGCAAGCAGTATACAACTCCAACGAACAAGTGAACAGCCGAAACAAAActgaaaacagaacaaaaattaatttatgtttaggAACAAATGGATTCTCTTGATTTTTATGTAATGCTATATTCAATTGAAAGGAAACGGTGTAATTTGTTTGGGTCTCAAACGAAATTATAGaacattttaaaaagaatattaaatataaaaacagaGAACCATATCTGAATTGGACCAGCACAATGGATTCTCTTGATACCACAACATTATTCAGATTCGACTCTAAATTGGACCAAAACTATATTATTCTCGATCATATATAAACATTAAACCGaatcttttaaatataatgaattacctttacaattaattatttacagatgatttttttttttttacagatgaTCAAACAGAGATACAAAAAGACTAGATATCAATGTATGTAAATGTAAAGTTttcatatgtcaaaaataataatatgtatttttacttACTAGGGATAGGGGAAGTAGTTATAGATCTTCTTGTTAAGGATGTTGAAAATCACATTCAAGAAGTACCTGTAATAAAAATCAACAAGGGGTCAAAACCGTAAATCCACGCTATCAAACTTTGGCGGTAAAGCCACAAAAGCGCGTGAGGGACACGTACCACATGAAAAAGAAGAATCCGGTGACGAGCCACGGATACTTCCCGAGGAACCCAACCTTCGCCTCCCTGCAAATAAACGAGTCAGATCACACGAGTCAAACGAGTCAACACCAAGTGAGCCAGAAACGGACCTCATTGCTTACCCAGCTGAATCTCCAGCGGCGGCTCTAACCGGCTTGAGAATCTCTCTCTTCTCCGGCGAGCTATCTAGGAGGAGAATCGGTCGGAGCTGACGACCAGAGATCAGGTTCCCTCCCTCTCCGGCTGATCCGATCGGCTTAGCGAAAGCCGTGAAGGACGACGCAGTGCTGACCTGGCGGTGGATCGCACCGATCGGTCGTCTCAGTTGCGGTACTCCGGTGACTGCGGCGCGTAACAGCACGCGTGACTCCATCTTCGAGATTGATACAGTGGTTTTTTGGAACGATGAGTTGTGACAGTGAGAGGGAAGGAAGCGGAGTATGTGGTTTTCGCGTATTTCAAGAGTGGATACTTCGTGATCGAGTGTTTCGCGGTCTATGATATGACAGGGGGATCGATAGTGTAATATGATCTAACGGTGGGGAAATATGAGATTAGATAAGAATCGTGAGATTATTGGCTTAGGTTGGATGACTGTGGGGCCTATCTTATCTTAAAGTGTATGGCTGAAGAGACAGAGTGAGTATTGGCCGTCTGAATTTCCACATCATCATCGTCGTCTATTTATCTGTTTTGTATaatgttttgttcttttgtCATTTGAATATAATATTGTAATTGTTGATATAAATTTCTGTAGATATTTTTCCTCTTATTAACATTAGTGTTGAGTGGTCTTCAAATCTATGAACGTGACAGAGTCACAAGAAAGttgatttttttcctaaaattactggttttgaatatttatgataatttctttctttttattggtTACATGTCGACATTTGATTTGTAGCTATACTATACTTTTccagattttaaaatattttatcaaattgcTTTCTCTTTTTATgctatacattttttatatgtttgaaATTAATCAAGACACCTATAACTGACAACAAatgttacaaaatttaaaatttgagcTATTTAGGAacagataattttaatttttttacaaaaatatacgGTTTTGAaggtatgaatatttttaagcaaaaaaaaggtatgaatatttatgataatttctttatttttattgttacaTGTCGATATTTGATTTGTAGCTTCTATGCTTCATATACTTTtccagatttaaaaatattctatcaaatttctttctctttttattgCTATacgtttttttatgtttgaaattAATCAAGACACCCATCACTGATAACAACTGTCacgaaattttaaatttgagcTATTTATGAAAACAgataattttttaactttttaaaaaaatatacgtTTTAATTTTAGGCATTTGGCAATCCATAATTTGAAAGTCCATAAATAATCATAGACTAGGATAAGAcgagtttatttttatatatattttgatcattttatttatacatatacaatgtttttttgttgttattatataatttttttcctatggaccaaatcaatttttattaaaagttgtataactaaactaaattaatatatcatgggttTATGgaattggacattaaacaaattatgacacaaaaccttatttttttccaccgaacacatttttggaaaaatttgaacagtattgttttcacagttgaattactttgacatttatcttccatatggttttcaAAGGTTTTAGGTCAagcatcgaattgatacatgttattttaatctttttagACGTATGcttaagaaaaaattacattatgtaatttaaagtcattctaaaaaaatttaaaatataacatataagaaaaaatctaacatataaggtttcctca
Coding sequences:
- the LOC106410600 gene encoding triose phosphate/phosphate translocator, chloroplastic isoform X1, encoding MESRVLLRAAVTGVPQLRRPIGAIHRQVSTASSFTAFAKPIGSAGEGGNLISGRQLRPILLLDSSPEKREILKPVRAAAGDSAGEAKVGFLGKYPWLVTGFFFFMWYFLNVIFNILNKKIYNYFPYPYFVSAVHLFVGVVYCLLSWSVGLPKRAPINSNLLKVLIPVAVCHAIGHITSNISFAAVAVSFTHTIKALEPFFNASASQFLLGQSIPITLWLSLAPVVFGVAMASLTELSFNWLGFISAMISNISFTYRSIFSKKAMTDMDSTNVYAYISIIALIVCIPPAIIVEGPQLLKHGFSDAIAKVGMTKFISDLFWVGMFYHLYNQLATNTLERVAPLTHAVGNVLKRVFVIGFSIVIFGNKISTQTGIGTGIAIAGVAMYSIIKAKIEEDKKKGKTA
- the LOC106410600 gene encoding triose phosphate/phosphate translocator TPT, chloroplastic isoform X2, producing MREAKVGFLGKYPWLVTGFFFFMWYFLNVIFNILNKKIYNYFPYPYFVSAVHLFVGVVYCLLSWSVGLPKRAPINSNLLKVLIPVAVCHAIGHITSNISFAAVAVSFTHTIKALEPFFNASASQFLLGQSIPITLWLSLAPVVFGVAMASLTELSFNWLGFISAMISNISFTYRSIFSKKAMTDMDSTNVYAYISIIALIVCIPPAIIVEGPQLLKHGFSDAIAKVGMTKFISDLFWVGMFYHLYNQLATNTLERVAPLTHAVGNVLKRVFVIGFSIVIFGNKISTQTGIGTGIAIAGVAMYSIIKAKIEEDKKKGKTA